One Rhinoraja longicauda isolate Sanriku21f chromosome 19, sRhiLon1.1, whole genome shotgun sequence genomic window, aacccactcattcaatagacaatagacaataggtgcaggaggaggccattcagcccttcgagcaagcaccgccattcaatgcgatcatggctgatcactctcaatcagtaccccgttcctgccttctccccataccccctcactccgctatccttaagagctctatccagctctctcttgaaagcatccaacgaactggcctccactgccttctgaggcagagaattccacaccttcaccactctctgactgaaaaagttcttcctcatctccgttctaaatggcctaccccttattcttaaactgtggccccttgttctggactcccccaacattgggaacatgtttcctgcctctaatgtgtccaatcccctaattatcttatatgtttcaataagatcccccctcatccttctaaattccagtgtatacagtgtatacaagcccaatcgctccagcctttcaacatacgacagtcccgccattccggggatcttgggatcattctcctcTGAACCCTCCACAGAGCCAGCAGGCTTTGTTTACCTCCAGTGCCTTGATGATGGCGATGATCCCTGTAGGCCAGAAGCAGCAGATGGTAGTCAACACCGCGATTGGGAGGTAATCGTGAGGCCACCTCTCGGGCTCCGTGATTCGGAATGCCGACGGCCCATTCGGAGCGATCCCAGGATATCCCGGTAGGTAAGGCTGAGGAGGCTGGGATTGAAAGGGAACAGTTCCACGTCAAACACTTCCTCAGGAtggttcgaaggtatcacaaaatgctggaaacatagaaacatagaaaataggtgcaggagtaggccattcggcccttcgagtctgcaccgccattcaatatgttcatggctgatcatccaactcagtatcccgtatctgccttctctccatacccccctgatccctttagccacaagggccacatctaactccctcttaaatatagccaatgaactggcctcaactaccttctgtggcagagaattccacagattcaccactctctgtgtgataaaaaaacgttctcatctcggtcctaaaagacctcccccttatccttaaactgtgaccccttgttctggacttccccaacatcgggaacaatcttcccgcatctagcctgtccaaccccttaagaattttgtacgtttctataagatcccccctcaatcttctaaattccagcgagtacaagccgagtctatccagtctttcttcatatgaaagtcctgccatgccaggaatcaatctggtgaatctgggtaactcagcgggtcaggcagcatccaggagagagggaatgggtgacgtttcgggccgagacccttcttcagactgatggttccAAACCCTTGATCTATCCGTGATCGGACttaaacttgcactaaacgttattcccctacaggtttgtaagttaatcggcttcggtgaaGATTGCAAAttgcaactttagatagttcatctgtccctctcttcctctcccccttcccagttctcccactgtcttcctgtccccacctacatcctttctttgtcacgcccccccccgacatcagtctgaagaagggtctcgacccgaaacgtcacccattccttctctcctgagatgctgcctgacctgctgagttactccagcattttgtgataccttcgatttgtaccagcatctgcagttattttcctacgtaaatggtccctggtgtgtaggatagtactagttgtcggggatcgctggtcgatgcggacagggtgggccgaagggcctgtttctgcgctgtgtcaatggatcaatttccctcctgggataaataaagttctatcgtatctatcgtatctctaaactaatcttggCTGAtggttgatacaaaatgctggagtaactcagcgggtcaggcagcattttgggagagagggaatgggtgacgtttcgggtcgagacccttcttcagactttgaaacgtcaccaatgtcacaaaaactaaggagctgattgtggactttagaagggctcaaaatCCGAGGACgtgcacgccactggagataaatgggattactgtggatagggtgagcagctttaaatacctgcgagtccacatcacagaggatctgacatcatggacaacacacattgccgcactggtgagtaaggcaaggcagtgcctttaccacctcagacagctgaggaaattcagagtctctctgaggatccttcagtgcttctactctggggctgtggaaagcatcttgtccgggaacatcacaatctggtttgggaacaactctgcccaggacaggaaggctctgcggagagtagtgcgttcggctgaacgctctatgggaactacactcgcccccccctgcaggacctatacatcaggaggtgcagatccagagccagcaacattatgggggacccctaccaccccagcaatggactgttccagctgctacggtcaggcaaacgcctccgctgtcacgctgtgaaaacagagaggatgacacggagtttcttcccacaggccatcaggactgttgacTCTCATAtgaccagggactaatttaatttactgtattcatttatttcttgtgttaaaaaaataattctattctgttttgtagttttagcacaatccgctggtgatgccattttcatttcactgcacatcttgtatatgtgtgtgacaaataaacttgacttgacttgacttggcattcctcctctcctgagatgctgcctgacccgctcagtcactccagcattttgtgtcaaccttcgatttaaacccagcatctgcaattttattcCCCCTAGTCCTAGATGATTATCTACAGCAAGCCCATCTCCCGGACTGGAAAActgatgtcctagtgcatcagtcattgaaaggaagcatgcaggtacagcaggcagtgaagaaagccaatggaatgttggccttcataacaagaggagttgagtataggagcaaagaggtccttctacagttgtacagggccctagtgagaccacacctggagtactgtgtgcagttttggtctccaaatttgaggaaggatattcttgctattgagggcgtgcagctaggttaattcccggaatggcgggactgtcgtatgttgaaagactggagtgactaggcttgtatacactggaatttaaaaggatgagaggggatcttatcgaaacatataagattattaaggggttggacacgttagaggcaggaaacatgttgggggagtcctgaaccaggggccacacagtttaagaataaggggtagggcatttagaacggagatgaggaaaaaaatttgagtcagagaattgtaaatctgtggaattctctgcctcagaaggcagtggaggccaattctctggatgctttcaagagagagttagatagagctggactgagctagatagagttcttaagggtagtggagtcagggggcatggggagaaggcaggaacggggtactgattgagaatgatcagccaagatcactttgaaaggcggtgctggctcgaagggccgaatggcctcctcctgcacctattgtctattgtctattgtctcctgagatgctgcctgacctgctgagttactccagccttttgcgacaccttcgatttgttttTGCGATACCCCCtattgttgtctattgtctatggtactTACATTCCCGATGGGATAGATGGGGATGAGCGTGGTGTAGGGCTGGAATTGTACGGCGTAgcccgggggagggggtggaggcggGGCGACGTAGCGGGCAGGGCCCGGCAGCAGGGTGCTATATCCCGGGGGTTCTCCATGGAACTGCGTCTCTTGAACGTAGCCCCCCACCCCgacagggagagggggcgggCGCGTCTGCACTGTGTAGCCCAGGGGCAAGGCAGCGTGGCGCCCCTCAATCACTTGGCTGTACGGGGGTGGCGATAACGTCGGCCGGGATGCAttggattgacctgaaacgtacagagagagaggaacagttacagacaatagacaataggcgcaggaggaggccattcggcccttcgagcctgtacgcaccgccattcaatgtgatcatggctgatcattctcaatcagtaccccgttcctgccttctccccatacccccagactccgctatcctcaagagctctaaccagctctctcttgaatgcattcagagaactggccgccacagcctctgaataaaaggactgGCCTTcagaatggagggaaggaggaatttTTATTGCCACCGACAgcggtggagaccaagtcaatagacaacaggtgcaggggtgaggccatttggcccttcgagccagcaccaccattcaatgtgatcacggatgatcattctcaatcattacccctttcctgccttctccccataccccctgactccgctatccttaagagctctgtcaagctctctcttgaatgcattcagagaactggcctccactgccttctgaggcagagaattccacagattcacaactctctgagtgaaaatgtttttcctcatctccgttctaaatggcctaccccttattcttaaactgtggccccttgttctggactcccccaacattgggaacatgtttcctgcctctaacgtgtccaaccccttaataagttTAGCTTTACCGCTCtgacctcgacccaaaacatcacctattcctttccttctgagatgctgcctgacccactgacactaTCTTACAATTATTCAATATTGGATAATTTTATGGCAGGGATAGATTGATTCTTTTAGGATGATTCCACTAATGGGAAATCTACGACtagaggtaacagcctcagaattaaaggacatcccttcaggaagatgaggaggaatttctctcgttagagggtggtgaaactgtggaattctttgctacagaaggctgtggatatttttaaagcagagatagatcgttgattagtatggggttcaggggttatggggagaaggcgggagaatgggtaaaggagggagagatagatcagccatgactgaatgacggagtagacttgaaggtgcaggtgcagcaggcagtgaagaaagctaatggcatgttggcctttatgacaagaggagttgagtattggagcaaagaggtccttctgcagttgtacagggcccgagtgagactgcacctggagtactgtgtgcagttttggtctccaaatttgaggaaggacattcttgctattgagggcgtgcagcgtaggttcactaggataatttttggaatggcgggactgtcatatgttgaaacactggagcgaatgggcttggatacactggaatttaaaaggatgagaggggatcttattgaaacatataagattattaagggattggacacgctagaggcaggaaatatgttcccaatgttggggagactagaaccaggggccacagtttaagaataaggggtaggccatttagaacagagatgaggaaaaaccttttcactcagagagttgtaaatctgtggaattctctgcctcagaaggcagtggaggccaattctctggatgctttcaagagagagttagatagagctcttaatgataacggagtcaggggttatggggagaaggcaggaatggggtactgattgtggatgatcagccatgatcacattgaatggcggcgctggctcgaagggcgaaatggcctcctcctgcacctattgtctattgtcaattgaagggtcgaatggcctaattctgctcctatcccataACCTATGACTTATTGCTGTTTAATAACTCACACAAATTATGTTGCAGTATTAAATCGATTAATAATGTCTtgaaaatattaataataatgatGGGGGGATACGTTACTATATTAATACGATTAATAACCTAATTCTAATAATTGAGACAAAAACTTTGTAATATCAATAGATTAATAATATAACGCATTCATTACCAGAATCAATATGATGCAATATTATTTATTAGTTATTGCCAAGTAATGCCAATAACATATATTAATGATAACACAATGTTGCAATATTAATCTGCTTAATGCCCTTTAAAAAATAGTAATATTAAAATTACAATACAGTATTGATCTTCGTAATGTTGCAATATTAATCTGCTTAATTCCCTTTAAATAATAGTAATATTAAAATTACAATACAGTATTGATCTTCGTAATGTTACAATATTAATCGGCTTAATTCCCTTTAAAAAATAGTAATATTAAAATTACAATACAGTATTGATCTTCGTAATATTGCAATATTAATATGTTTAATGCTATGTTACAATATTACGAAGATCAATACTGTATTATAATCTTAATACAACTCCATTGCATCAATACGATCGATGCTGCATCACCAGGTTACTACGATCAATATCATGTCGCAATATCACTACGATCAATACCATATTGCAATATTAAAAGGATCAATATTGTATTTGCAAAATTAATACCGCTAATATTACGTGGCAATATTATCACGATCAATACTGCATTGTGATATGCGATATAATAGAATCAATATTGATTTTCAATATATTTGGTTAAGATATTGCAATTTGATCACAATGATCTCGCCGCGATATTGATGCCGATACGGCGATTGCCATTATTAGTACCATGCCGCACGTTTGTTGCGATAAACATCCTTTTGCCTCGGAAATGATGCGCATTTCGTTTCAACTGTGTATACGCTGGGGAATGTACCCTTAAATGCTCGAACACAACTCTTAAAGACAACTGAGCCGCAATTACAATCCAGAATCTGAGCTGGCAGACGTCAAAGTCAAAAGGGAAAATAGGTTTACCTGATTTGTCCGAAGACATGGTCTCTGTGTTTAAGTTGGGGCAAAGAAAATGCTTCACATTTGATGgaattaaaggggggggggggggggggggggagaatctaAAGGGATAAAACGGATTGCCACAATCCTTCTTCCTGCTTTTGTGTCGCCTGTTCGGAAGGATTGTTCACAGCAGCCCTCTCAACGTTGAACACAGTCAAAGCTTGCTCGCTGCTGAGAGACGCTTAAAACACAATGGCCCGCCCTCTGCCGCAAGTGCCCATTTCTGACTGCCTCCTCGCCACTGCGCCCGCCTGCTTCGCTTCTTAAGCCTTTGGATGGACACACATAGATAGGCACTGGactcaactcagcgggtcaggctgcatctctggagaaaatggataggtgacgtttcgggtcggaaggcatctgaagaagggctcgagtccttttctccatagatagacaatagaaaacaggtgcaggaggaggccattcggcccttcgagccagcgccaccattcaacgtgatcatggctgatcattctcaatcagtaccccgttcctgccttctccccataccccctgactccgctatccttaagatctctaccTAGCTCCctcttccagaacaaggggcaacagtttaagaataaggggtaggccatttaggactgagatgaggaaaaaacttattcagtcagggagttgtgaatctgtggaattctctgcctcagaaggcagtggaggccaattctctgaatgcattcaagagggagctggatagagctctaaaggatagcggagtcagggggtatggggagaaggcaggaacggggtactgattgagaatgatcagccatgatcacattgaatggcggtgctggctcgaagggccgaatggcctcctcctgcacctattgtctattgtctattgtctattgactgcattcagagaattggcctccactgccctctgaggcagaaaaattccacagattcaccactctctgtgtgaaaaaaaaactttctcatctcggtcctaaaagacttcccccttatccttaaactgtgaccccttgttctggacttccccaacatcgggaacaatcttcctgcatctagcctgtccaaccccttaagaattttgtatgtttctataagatcccccctcaatcttctaaattccagcgagtacaagccgagtctatccagtctttcttcatatgatagtcctgccatcccaggaatcaatctggtgaaccttctctgtactccctctatggcaagaatgtatttcctcagattaggagaccgaaactgtatgcaatactccaggtgtggtctcaccaatgccctgtacaactgcaaacagaacctccctgctcctatattcaaatcccctcgctatgaatgctaacataccattcgctttcttcactgcctgctgcacctgcatgcctactttcaatgactggtgtaccacaacacccaggtctcgttgcatctcctcttctcctaatcggccaccattcagataataaaggtatctgaagaagggctcgattccttttctccagagatgctgcctgacctgctgagttactccagcattaggcGTCTATCTATagtattatccagcatctgcagttccttccgacgcatgTTTACATATCGGTAGCTCTACTGCATGTAGAAACGCAATtgttctgctgcctcacagcatcagagatagcaacatacaaacatagaaaataggtgcaggagcagtaggccattcggcccttcgagccagcaccaccattcaatgtgatcatggctgatcattctcaatcagtacccccgttcctgccttctccccataccccctgactccgctatccttaagagctctatctacctctctcttgaatgcattcagagacttggcctccactgccttctgaggcagagaattccacagattcacaactctctgactgaaaaagtttttcctcatctcagttctaaatggcctaccccttattcttaaaccgtggcccctggttctggacccccccccccccctaacattgggaacatgtttcctgcctctaacgtgtccaaccccttaataatcttatacgtttcgataagatctcctctcatccttctaaatcccagtgtatacaagcctagtcgctccagtct contains:
- the LOC144603107 gene encoding uncharacterized protein LOC144603107 isoform X2 codes for the protein MSSDKSGQSNASRPTLSPPPYSQVIEGRHAALPLGYTVQTRPPPLPVGVGGYVQETQFHGEPPGYSTLLPGPARYVAPPPPPPPGYAVQFQPYTTLIPIYPIGNPPQPYLPGYPGIAPNGPSAFRITEPERWPHDYLPIAVLTTICCFWPTGIIAIIKALEVAGFVLDRLWPMWTSSCSLQLYCRGFICTLHLLSLTWTSHLL
- the LOC144603107 gene encoding proline-rich transmembrane protein 1-like isoform X1, with amino-acid sequence MSSDKSGQSNASRPTLSPPPYSQVIEGRHAALPLGYTVQTRPPPLPVGVGGYVQETQFHGEPPGYSTLLPGPARYVAPPPPPPPGYAVQFQPYTTLIPIYPIGNPPQPYLPGYPGIAPNGPSAFRITEPERWPHDYLPIAVLTTICCFWPTGIIAIIKALETRQAASQGDHLSAQIASRQARNYSFISLAVGVSAMVLCTILVIVVAIEAKHRGTDWEP